The genomic region CAACACGAAGGAATCTTTGCTGGCGCTGGAGGTAAATGTTGCATTTGCTTATCGAACCGCAATATGCAATCTGTGTAGATGATtacagcattttttttttggtttcgctAATGTTCTTTATACCGCTAGGCCCTCGAAGAATGTATGGAATCGCTCGGACGGGAGTTTCGGTcggaaatcaataaattccGGTTTCTTAATGAGCTGATAAAGATGGTGTCAAAAAAATATAACGGCGATCATACACCACGCGAAGTGTCAGACCGGGTGAGTGTTATCTAATAGCTCTGTCGCTTCCGAGAGTGGTTATTGGTTGTAATAGAACATTCGATGTTTACCCCAAACTTTACAGATTCTAAATATTCTCTTCACGTGGACCAACAAGTACGAACCGTGTGATTGCGATAAAATACAGGAAGCCTATAATCTGCTGGCCACGCAAGGCATCCAGCACCGATCGCAGCAGAACGTGATCGTGCGCAGTACCGTGCCGCACCGAACACTCGACGATCGTGCTGGACCCGCGCTGGACAAGGAGCAGCAAAAGTTGCGCCAGCTGATCAGCAGCGGGAAGCCGGAGAATTTCGAGAAGGCAAATCTGCTCATACAGAACATCTACCGGGACGAGGAGCGCCGTACGCAGATGAAGAGCCGGCGACTCGGCGAGCTGCAGAAGGTGGCAGAAAACACGAAACTGCTGGACGAAATGTTGGACCAGTACCGGGTGGGCGAAACGTCCGACGATGGGTTGGCCGTACTGAGTGAGATCTACGAGTCGTGCGAAAGTGCCCATCCGACCATCGTGCGGCTGGCGGAAGAAACGCAGCACAGTGAAGAGATGCTCGGTAAGTCTTTCGAAAAGGTCGGGCGGTCGGTCGTTGGGGTGGCAGGCTTACCCCTTTTTGACACAAGAAGCCACACAAAAAGTTTCACGACCAATTTGTTATAACTAATCGGACTgttcttgtgtttttgttcttgCTCGAGTCTTGCTAACACACATCGTTGTTCTCTCTGTTTTCTCTATTCTTAATTCCCCCCACAAACAACGCAAACTCCGTCGcggtcatcatcgtcatcacaaCTTCACCCATTTATCCCCGCGCaaacttccttccttcctcacACAGTTCAGTCACTTGAGAACGGATGCAAAAATGTAGGCAAATTCTGGAGTTTAGCTAGTGAATTTGGTTAGTAGTGCCACCACGGTTTCTCTCTAattctctctttctattttatatttttatcgaATAACGCTGATTAGGTAGTTTTATGTGAACACATTATTTGACTTCATCCTTTGTTTGCAACTATTTtaagttttcctttcttaGCTATAACAGCTGGTTTTTAAGCAAACATTTTAAGATTGCGATTTACGTTTCttgattgttttcttcatAATTACATACACTGACAGAATGTAACAAAGTATgctgttttttatgtttgtttcagAGAAAATATTCGAAGTCAACGATGCACTGACGGTTGTGCTGGATAAATACCGCGAGAAAGTCCTGAACCAACCACCACCCGTCAGAGGAGGCAGTGGTACAGAATCCACCACGGCGATGAGGTACAGCCCGAACATTGTCGGTCCGGATCCGCTAGATACCCTGTTCGACGTTTCGGGTACGGACCCCACGGAACGTGCCGGTGGTGCCAGTATGGAAGGCACAACGGAGCGATCAAACTATGACGATCTCAGCGATATATTTGCATCTACTGGCAGCAACGGAATTGCCTCCGGAGGAGTGCTAGGACCGGCTAGTCAAAGTATTCTCCAGCCGCAATCACTACCGTTTGCGGCGACAGGGAATAATGCGATTGGGAGTCAAAGTGGTAGTGTAGCTAAGGATAATTTGATGGACATACATTCCCTGCTGAGCAGCATCGGCAATGCAAGGACAGCTTCGAAGATCCCTGACCGAAACTTAGTGCCCGTACAAGTAGATGATGTAAAGAAAGCCCCTCCTGCTACGATCCGTAACGGTTCTACAAACACTGGCGCTAGTGGCACATCCAAGAAAACCATTCCAGAGCTAGATACCATCATCAGCGGTATGAAAGCGACACTTCTCTCTGGGCCAACGGTAACAGCGGAAGAGACATCTTCAGTTTCAACGGACCGATTGGAACCTTCTTCTGGTATCGGCTCGGAGGAGGACGATCCTATCCTTGCGGCACCCCCGGTCAAAGTGCAACCCGTGGATGAAAAGGAGCAAAACGTTCCCACTGCGCCAGTGATGAAAGCGGGAGAAAGCAGTGTCGTAAAACAGGAATTCAAAGCGCTCGCCGATATTGTGATCGATTTGGATAGCATTCTACCGAGCAGAGAACCGTCCCGAACCGTGCTGGACGATAAGGATGGGTTGCAGATAACGCTCAACTTTGCCGCCGACCATCCGCGGCCCGACGTGACGGTGATTGTGATTTCGACCATCAATCAGGGACGCACGGAGATTCCGAGCTTTCAGTTTGATGCGAGTGTACGAAAACCGTGCAAGCTACGCCTGCTGCCCCCGTCGGCCACAAGTCTTCCGGGCACGAAACCTTTCCGACCACCGGCCGACGGAATAACGCAGGTGCTGCTGCTCGCTAACCCTTCCGGCGAACCGGTCGACCTAAcgtgcatcctaacatacctGGTGGGCGACGATCCGGATCCGATCAAGGAATCGATCGTCATGCAGGCGGTACCGTCGGTTCGTGATTAAAGGCGCGGCTGGAGGGGGGCGAACGAAGTAAGCAACCACCAGCGGTAATCTCGAGGAATACCTGTGATTGAGACAATGTTGATCGACTGTTCCGTTTGAAGAGGATACGAAAAAAGAGAGCCAGTAGTAACAACAGGAATTATACTTAATGACAAAATCACATGTCTGTGACGCATGCAACTATTTTGCCTCCGAATTGAGCGACGCAAAACAACGCAGATGGAGGTTGTTGGAACTGTGTTCATCTCCATTCGTGGCAGCAGCTACTTAGTAATCTTTACATCGCGGTCGatataaaaaagaaggaataccaagaataataataaaagcaaCATCTACGCCGCCAAAGTGGTGTGTAAAATCACCTTctcaaagttttcttttatcaacAGAGAACACCGGTTTACGTGCGACTTTTATTGCCTTTTGTCTGAAGAAAACTTAATGAAGTTATCAAGTTGGTAGTCTTTCGCGAAATGATCGTTTCGTCGAAGGACGCATAGTGCATAATCGAATACAATCGAGCCTTAGTTTTGTGGCGTTTTATGAGCTGTGTCATAAAAAAGCATTTTATAGAACGGTTTATGAATCTGTTGATGGGAAGGACGAGAGGTTGTTAAAAGATCCGTCAGGAGAACCGCGCATTTTGCACtccatttaaacaaaaacaccgtACCACACGGATTGTAGTGCGCACCCGCGATTTCCCTAGCTAACCGTTGAGAAAAATGGTTGACCCTATACGAAATTTACCATAGTACTGTAGAACTCGCTTTAACGagatttattatcattaccCGATCCGagagtccgcgacagccgagcggttgcGCCGGAACTAGAATCGGCCCATGAACGCCGGGGATCACCACCtagacggcgtgggttcgaatctcaacAGCGACCCAACCTTcttccctgtacgagaggacttgactatccacgtactcaaagggaaaagtcttgtaagcccttcaTGGGGTTGGCATGACCGaagacggtcgttacgccaattAGAAGAAGTAGAAGATTATCATTACCCACACCCACCCCAATATTGATGAATACAAAATTATTTCCGTTGTCTGGATGTATTAATCTTATTACCCAAAAACACCTTTTATTCAATGTTTGTTCAATATATGTGAAATCCATTTAATCCAATATAATCATATTTAGATGCTAATATTTGGTTGTAGTTAGCATAACTGTACCCCCTTAATATTAGTTTTCCCCTAATTTCCTTAATTTCAGGCAtccttaattaaaaataaatattctgGATGGAAAGTGCACGCTGCAATCTTTGAACTACGGTAGATGTTGCACCACGTTTCTAGGATCACTGCTACATATCAATTTAAGATGCAATGTTGCATGGTCCGCTACATTTGTACTTTGTTCCAGATTACACTTGCCCTGTGGGTTTATCTCGTTGGTgaatatttttccaaccatttcTGTGCACTTCACTCTGTAGAGCTGGCGCTTAAGTACTGCATTCACATCGAGTCACACTCGAAGCAGGTTAAATACCACACTCCTCCCGCTAGTCCAACAGTCTACCTTATTGCGCATTGAAGTATGTCAATTAGTCAACAAACGGACCTgacacgtgtttttttttcaaatttgaaaaacacaaacaggcGCGAAAACAACCGACTTAATAACTAACCAAGGACCATTGGATGCGCGCGTAGGATTTTTCCTGCCCGCAAATGAGTCTGATTACGAGTGACAGACTGTCCCGACCGGCGGGTTTGCCGAACGCATCGACATACCATGTGCAGCGGAACGTAAGCACCTGACAAATTGATAAATGCGACTGAAGGTGCGTGAAAAAAAGGGCTCGCATGCATATCAATTAGCTACCGTGTAAACCGCGTGGTGCTGCTGTCCAGGTCTGTCACAACCTGCTCACCCGACAGCTCACTGTCAACGTTTTTGAGCTAAAGAGAGGACAATCATCTTAAATTACTTTGACGACTTTACAGCTTCCCGTGGACAGCTGGAACGAAGCGGCCCGCCCTAACTCCATGGttcgcgcgtgtgtgtgtatgcgcgcGCATGTTGTCCACTTCACTTTCCTTTTCCATGGCTAATTGAGATTTCAACAGCCCTGTCCACCCAGCCAAGAGTCAACTGTCTTCCAATTGGCGGTTTGTTTGCATAGCgaggtgttttgttttatgctgcTTCCTCTGGGGTTTGTTTGGACTTTACTTGTTTTTTACAAACTGTCTTATGCACCTCTGTTTGCATACAGTATGTTTTTGTTACGATcaagttgaaataaaaacgattaAGAAGACTGTAAACGAATTGGTATGGGAGTAtgagatgaaataaaaaagccTGGCTTTATATTTGGCTAGCATAGCTTCTGAAACTATTTCATTAACGATTTTAAGGAGGATAGAAATTTGTTCTATGTAAATATGCTTATTACGTGCCGGGGACTTATTGAAATTTTCACTGTTATTTTTCTTGGTTGCTAAACTTTGAAATTTCTCTgttaatttattctttttcttctttttggcgtaacgacctcttggtcatgcttgcccgttaagggcttacgatacttgtttccctgttgtacgtggatagtcagtcctctcgtacaggggagggtccggtctaggttgggattcgaacccacgaggtggtgagccctggcgctcatgggtcgattttctaaccggtgcgaccgctcggctgtcgcggaccccccctAATTTATTATTGATAATAATATcttattaattcaatttttcaatagcTGAAAAAGGTAGAACTTCAGGTAGTGTGGCGAACTATACGACTTACGTTTGAATGTAAATTGTATTCTTAACACTCATCAGAAAGCATGTGCTTATTCTACTCTTATCTTAACATTTGTGCGAATTAGTGCAGATAAACTTAATGAATTTCTCTCTGTTTTCCAACAGTCACACAATGTAGTAACAGAAAGCTAATCAACTCTTGAATGTATTGATGATTTAGGGAAAGTATCTGCTTGGTTCCTACTCCTCCTCTTGGCATGTTTATTGTCTCCGTCTATAAAGTCAGCTTTTGCACAACACTCTCTTAACGATCTCAACGCTTCGACAAGGAAGGTTCccggtttcgtttgttttataatCCGGCCGCTGTTCAACTCGGCCGTGTCCAATATCCAGCAACTTGGTACATATTTATACACCCTAATCCATGTTCCAGTTTTCCAAAACAGctataaaatagtaaaatcATCTACACTTTAGTTGCTGGCCGCTACGTCTGgtcaataatttaaaatttccctTACGTTGCCTTTTAGAATGCAGCGATTCGGTTTGAggttgtgctgtttttttttgatcTCCTCTTCCATTCGATGTAGGATAGTTTTCGTCTCTCGGaggtgtttttaaatgttgcacATAACATCGAGAGCGGCGACAAGCTTTTATTACCCAATCTTTCCGTCTTGCGTACCCTGTTCCATCGGATGAAGATGGTTCCCATAAATATGCTCAACATCTAGCTGACAGCGGAGCGAACATGGTCACTGCTCGCTAAACTAATCCCGAAGTGATCATCAGTTTCCGAGGGCTCTTCCCGCCGATTCCAGATCACCTACCCCACCGCCAACCCCGGCCCCAAACGTTCTACGTGTGCTCCGAGAGCCACAACATTCTTTTAACAACCAATTAACTATTTTACGGTCGAGCATAACTTGAACGGTCGATAACTTCTTCTCCGGGCGTGCTTACGTCCGATCGCAACCCAAGGCGCCGCTGTCCTAGTGCGACGATCGTCGGTGCAGGTTTATGAAGCAATCAAATCATAATCGAAACGTTACGCTCAGGTAAAGTGCATGCTGCCCATCGATCTTCATCGGGATGATCTAGGAAGGTGTACGCGTTGTAAACGGTGGCTTTTGTTTCTAGAGCAAATCGGTACGTTACTTTCTTTGGTAGTGAAATGTTTGCAATGTTTTACCCCCAAAACTTTTCTCTGTTATCCTGCGCAACATGTTGCTGGACATTGCGAATTATTTGGTTGGAtatgaatcaaaataaataggATTTATAATTGGCGTCACAAATACCTAAATTGGGAGCATTACCAATTTCATTGCAAGTTATTTTCGATTATGGGAAATATTAATGGGAGTCATTACACCATGCTTGTTTCTGGTgcaattgaaatatttaaaaaatcaatcaaccaGCAATTTATCATATAAAATCAAGCAGTAAATGTTAAAAATC from Anopheles coustani chromosome 3, idAnoCousDA_361_x.2, whole genome shotgun sequence harbors:
- the LOC131271537 gene encoding ADP-ribosylation factor-binding protein GGA3, whose product is MDTRTLLDGYLRKAVNPSNHDLDVSAIDLFCMALKKDPSKMSIARELLVSRIQSTNTKESLLALEALEECMESLGREFRSEINKFRFLNELIKMVSKKYNGDHTPREVSDRILNILFTWTNKYEPCDCDKIQEAYNLLATQGIQHRSQQNVIVRSTVPHRTLDDRAGPALDKEQQKLRQLISSGKPENFEKANLLIQNIYRDEERRTQMKSRRLGELQKVAENTKLLDEMLDQYRVGETSDDGLAVLSEIYESCESAHPTIVRLAEETQHSEEMLEKIFEVNDALTVVLDKYREKVLNQPPPVRGGSGTESTTAMRYSPNIVGPDPLDTLFDVSGTDPTERAGGASMEGTTERSNYDDLSDIFASTGSNGIASGGVLGPASQSILQPQSLPFAATGNNAIGSQSGSVAKDNLMDIHSLLSSIGNARTASKIPDRNLVPVQVDDVKKAPPATIRNGSTNTGASGTSKKTIPELDTIISGMKATLLSGPTVTAEETSSVSTDRLEPSSGIGSEEDDPILAAPPVKVQPVDEKEQNVPTAPVMKAGESSVVKQEFKALADIVIDLDSILPSREPSRTVLDDKDGLQITLNFAADHPRPDVTVIVISTINQGRTEIPSFQFDASVRKPCKLRLLPPSATSLPGTKPFRPPADGITQVLLLANPSGEPVDLTCILTYLVGDDPDPIKESIVMQAVPSVRD